GCAGGCTAAAACTACTTTGATATGGGATAtaataacagaaccttgcaaatcTAATTGTGAAGTATTTCCTCTTCATTTTTATACCCATGTGAATTAGGGAGGAGTCTGATCTGACCTGCCTCTGCATACTTTCTGCTTGGTTAGGATTTAAGCTAACCTTTTCTCCTCCTTGTTTCCATAACAGATCTGACTTATTTCTGTCAAGGTCAACTTTCTTACTCATCCTTCAAATATTTCAATTATTATGAAGTTGTCTGCTTGCTTCCATACTTTCTGCATATACCAGGGTTATCTTCATTATTGTTGATTACGACTACCAGATTTCCTAATCATTGCACTCAGTCTTTGAATGGTACCAATTTTGCTGGGAATGGATAAGAATATTTGTTGAGGGGATGAATTCTATGGTGCAATTCTCCACGGCAAGTATCACTCAAAGGAGGAGATGCATTCACACGTAGATAGACTGAAAGTGGCTTGAATCCAGGCAGATGTTTTCCAGTTAATCAGGAGTGGTAATCCTATGGTAATCCTGTGAACCATGGGCTAGATATGGCCTGAAGACCTGTTTTACAGATCCCATATTTTTCTTTGGACTAGTTGTGTTCAAATTTTAAAAGTGATCAGTTATATTTTGAGGCTTAGTGTATTTTTTGTGTAAATCCAACCTgaataaatttagaatagaatagaatagaatagaatagaatagaacagaatagaatagaatagaattttttattggccaagtgtgattggacacataaggaatttgtctttgtgcatatgctctcggtgtacataaaagaaaagttcatcaagaatcataaggtacaacacttaatgataatcataggctacaaatatgcaatcaggaaacaatcaatatcaatataaatcataaggatacaagcaacaaggttacagtcatacagtcataagtggaaagagatgggtggtgggaacgataaacaataatagtgcagatttagtaataatttgacagtgttgagggaattttttgtttagcagagtgatggtgtttgggaaaaaactgtttttgtgtctagttgttctggtctacagtgctctgtagcgtcgttttgagggtaggagtttatttattttatttatttatttattaatcatacttttataccgcaccatctcccgtaggactcagggcggtttacaggcatattaaaaacaatataataaataagcattaaaaacccaattaaaactaaatattatcatggccaaatcactaaaattgataaaaactatttaaaaacccttaaaatttagttaaaacattttattcttaggctagtccagcgcgctgaaacaataaagtcttcagttcacgtctgaaggtccagaggtcggggagttgtcgtaatcccggaggaagctcgttccacagggctggtgccgccacagagaaggccctccccctgggggtcgccaacctatattgtttggtcgacggcaccctgaggaggcccaatctgtgggagcgcacgggtcgttgggaggcaatcggtgacaGAAGgcggttgaaacagtttatgtccaggatgtgagtgccAACATTTAAATCCTGTTCACTGTGTCATTGCCATGCTCCAAATAAAAATGTCCTCCTCCCCCAGCTGTAATTCCTGCCCATTTTTACATTAAAAGGTGGGTAACAATGCTCAGACAGTTTTGGAAATGGAACAGAACTATGAATAGGCAACTTATAGAGTGTCACAGACAAGGAATAGACCAATTTTCTGTAATTGGAACCCTCCAAATGTATCAGATCACCACTTTCATAATTCCCAGTGGTTCCCCTGGATAGAAATTACAGTTGTACTCCAATGCATTGGGAATatcaagttaaggaagttttctgTCTGTTCAAGAGTGACTAGGTGCTGTGAGAATACATCGCAGTCTAATATTTCACTTAATCTAGTTTTCCATGGAAACACTTAGTCAACCAATGGATATGTATTAAATAGGTTAGCCTGTTTTATGGACCTCTTTCAACATCAAAAGTAATGTTTGAATTTTCACAATCACCTTATACAATGTCTGCACCTAAAAGAAGAAGGCAGCAATGGATGTTCTCGTCTTGATAAAAATGTGTTAATCCTTGTGAATTTTGAAATCATGCCTATAGAACATACATTTTGTTAAGCTGTCGTGATCATGGGATGATTTGGGTCCAGTTGAGCACagttttcttttggttttttatATTATGGTATTGGTCATCAATTTATATTCTGTATgtcatatttatatattgtacaatatcTGTTTTAACACTATGGTTCTTGTTTGGTTTAAGGCTTGTGTTTTGTTAGTGTATATCACGCAGAGTCTCATTGTTGAGTTGGATCCAgtaataaatgaaattttaaaaattgaattttgcAACCTTTAACGTATGCAGTTGTCACTTCCAGATTTAACCATGTGCCTGCTTGAAATTTCAGTAAGTAAGATCATTTTCTCCATGTGAAATAAGATGGATACGCAATCATTTGACAAATTGTTTTTCTCCTGTTTCCCAACAGCTAATATGCCTGTGGATTATCCCAGCCAACTTGAGGATGTGATGGATTTTATTCAAACCACTTTAAAAAGACTGAAGAGGTCACCAGATAAACCACGTTTCTCCAAACGGGAAAGAAACCGGCAAAATGCAGGAAGGAACAATAATTCCAACAAGAAAGGACGGAGAGCTCAAAGGCTTAAATCTCGGGATTGTGTCTTAAGTGAGATCCACTTAAATGTGACTGACCTGGGTTTGGGATACACTACCAAAGAAGAATTAATTTTCCGTTATTGTAGTGGTTCGTGCGAGACTGCTGTAACCCTGTATGACcaaattttaaacaatttaacCCAAAATAAAAAGTTGGTCAGTGACAAAATCAGGCCACAGCCTTGTTGCAGACCCATTGCTTATGATGATGACCTTTCGTTTTTGGACGATGACCTATCAACTTATCACATACTGAGGAAACATTCCGCTAAAAAGTGTGGGTGCATTTGATGTCCTTGTGTGTTTGGACATGGCTATGATATTGCATTCCTGCTACAATGGGCGAAGAAGGGGACCAAGGCTCCTGAGGAAAGAAAAGGTTGGCttcaaaagaaggaagaggacCAAGCATACAGGAGAACAACAGCTGTGGGAGCCTGGTTGATGGATATCCAGCACAGGATAATTGGTGAAGCGACAACATGATGGAGCTTTTGGTTTCTACAGGAAGGCAAATAGACATCAGTGCTCAGGGGTTGAGATCCAGGATGAATGGGAATTACTTTACACCATTGGTTATGAAGTGATCCACCACTGGCAAAACTTGGCCAAACAGGTGCTTATCAACACAAGctcccttccttctttgttttctcccccccccccactccaaaatGGAAGTTAAACTAATGATCACAGGCCTTCATCCCAATCTGGAGGCATAATCTGTCTTTCATATTGAgaagaatgtattttatgatCAGATGCAGGAGCttctgggtgggggggggcagaatcAACAATGTCAGAGTGGCCACCATGATCAGATGACTGGCGTTCCAACCCTTTTTAAATGTGTCTGTTGCATGTTAAAAAGGAACGATGCTTTGGTTACCCAGCCATATCTACGATTTTGGTCTTCTTGACCTCATCCCCCATAGATACCCCTGATCCAAACCTTCCTTAAGCTTGCATCCTCCAGTTAATATAGACTGGGTTTCCAGAATTCTTCATAATGGCCATACTGGCTGAAGTATTCTGAAAACTGAGTGAGCAATCCTGAAGAATTTATCGGGATATTTGAGATGCAAGAGTGGAATATATAGAAATGTTATAATGGATAAAACACACTTGATGAAAGGAGGAAATTATCCTAGCAGAATTCTCCGTTCATAGAAATCGCTGACTAAACTTGTCCAGCTTGAGAACTGACAGTTCCCAACAATTCACTCAGCACTTTTTTTGATACTTGTTTATGGAAAACCTAGCAATCGTAGACCTTTGTCTTCCATTGCTAATAATCTCTTTCAGAAATCCTTCACAGAATTCTAAGCTTGAAATTCTGCCCTTGATTTACAGACCACTTAGCTAAATTGTACATCACAACATCCCTCTGTAAAGACATTACAACATCCCTCTGTAAAGACATTAACAAGCTTCTTCTCCTGTGCCTTATGAATAATGCAGAATTATTCTACCCATACCAATCCGTCAGAAAGGAAACTCGCAACAGAGTCCTCCGGTTACAAAGCTTCAAGTAGAGTTacgtatacaggtaatccttgacttacaacagttcatttagtgaccactcaaaggtacaacggcattgaaaaaagcggcttaggaccgtttttcacacttacaacttttgcagcatccccatgctcatgtgatcaaaattcagatgcttgatgacTGAGTTAGTTATCaagttatttatgacagttgcagtataccCGTGGTCATGGgatcagcttttgccaaccttctaacaagcaaagtcaatggggaaatgtcaaggttccagaaattccTCTTCTGCGTTCAGAAAAAAGACTCAgaagcattctttctttttctcagagtcctttactagcatgaggagactggcacacgatgagtgcaattcccaaaactgaagttccggattcgtttccccagttatacaaaccccaatagtcccacccccctgacccctcggatgatcaCACGGCCCCACGTTCCTCCAGTTCATTCGaggaacttcttgccactcttcctgcagacgtgaacaccatccgaccttgagccGTTGAAGAATACTACCctatccctcaaccccccctcctcccctcaggataaaaatgtggcagcgtctggaaacctaaagtttaatatggtttccaggcctgacaggaagcaagattcacttaacaaccatgttactaacttagcagctgcaacaattcacttaaccactgtggcaagaaaagtcataaaatggggcaaactctcttaacaaatgtttcccttagcaGCGTGAATGTTGGGTTCCGTTGTGGTCTTacttcgaggactagctgtaaatcGAAAGCACTTCCATAGttttatatacaggtagcccCTCAATTAACAATCACTCATGTgccaaccgtttgaagttattgGCCCTGAAAAGGGGGATTTACaaatggtcctcacacttacaaccattgcagtatccaccatgatcatgcttggcaactggcatgtactgtaTTTACAAAAGTGATGGctgaagccgaattcacttaatcgtgtgattcacttaataactggagtaatttgcttaacaaccgtgacagaaaaggttgtaaaatcgagTGGGGCTCACTAAACaatcatcttgcttagcaacagaacttcgGTTGTTCTCGATGGTGtacgtaagtcaaggagtacctgtatggCAAAGAAATCAAGCTCAACTTTTAATTCTATTGCTAAATTCTAAACAAATGATTATGAAAAAGGATGGAGGATTTCTGAAAGCTAACTAATTTAGAATGTAACCGAAAAAGGATTAACGTTGGAGGGAGAGAGATGTTACCCTTTCTGTTTCCCAACATAGCAGGCTGTGTTTTTAATCACCTGTCTAGcaaaatgccatttttaaaaatgtggatcTTTTTTATTGGTTTAAAGAAGGACTAAGGTCACTTACTTAATGAACTACATTTTTATTTGCAGTCATCGTGAGTGAAGAGAAAGACTACTTGATGCAATGCATCCTGTTTAAAGTCAAATCTAGAGAAAATATTTATTGAGAttttaagttattattattattatttattacggtTCAGACACGAGTTTCAGTTTCATTATTTATTAAAGCTTCTTTCTTTAAAGAGGtgccaaagttacaatgggataGTGATGCTGGGATCAAGgtatatagtttttcttttttttaaaaaagaagtattaAGAATTAATATTGGGAATgcaaactgttgttgttgttttaaaaaaaaatcacttactttaccatttgaaaaaaaatcatggaaGCCCAGTTGGATAGTATTTCATCATACTCATTGCAATATGCTTTATCATTGATCTTCTTTAACTAGTTGAAAGTTTGAAGATTCCCTAACTTCTGACAGTGCTGTTGGGAAGGGTTGAAGTCACAGGAGATATCATACTTTATTACCTTTGATGTGGGGGAGAGGCAAAGTATCATAAAGACCAGAAAATATCAAGAATATTCTAATAGCTGAATATCCTGTCAGAGGTTAATGGGTTTAATTTTGAGATGTCTCTTCCTTGGCCTCATTCAGCGTAGAGAAGTGATTGGAGGCCATCAAAGATGAGCTATTTCAAATAATAACTTAGTGATGGCTTTCAAACAACTGATATATATTCATTTTGAAGACCATTATCTCCAATAAGAAGCCACTGGGTCAACTGATGCAAACTGTTGTATGCAGCAGATcagagtttcccaaccttggcaactttaagacttgtggacttcaactcccaaaattccctagccagcatggctggctgaggaattctgggagttgaagtccatctttcttaaagctgctaagttgGGAAGCACCGCAGCAGATGAACATCTGCATGCACGCATACATTTTTAATACGATGGTCTTTTAAATTATCTGAAGTGCATTTCAGTGGAAATCTGCATACAAATTGTTGGATGCCCAAGCTTCTATTGTTTGACATAACCCCTAAAATAGCAACTATAAATAGCAACTATTTGAAAGGAACTTAGAGGTGAGGCAAACCCATTGCAGCAAAGGCTTAGTCACTGgtcacttagaccaggggtctccaaccttggcaactttaagcctggtggacttcaacttccagaaagccccagccagcaaagctggctggggcattctgggagttgaagtcctccaggcttaaagttgccaaggttggagacccctgacttagacaacAAAGTTAAGCATTTGTTTAACGCCATCTCAATGAAGTGAACAATATTTGCTAGTGCCCAATTTGGCGACTCTTAATTTTCTGCTTCAGATGGAACATAATGTTTTTTGGGATGCTTATAGCAAAACCCTTCTCCTAAGAAACATTTTACATCCTTGCATAACATTGATCAAGACCATCCTACATCTGGAAAGATATTCGTACTATCTGAACATTTCACCCATTATGAAAAAACTAGTTAATAACAGTATTTCTGTAGTCTTTGGCAGATATTAGTTCCTAGTATTGGTCTTAATCTGCTAAAAACGTTATTTAAATACACCTAGGAATTTAATCAATATTTGTAATGGAGCTCTCCTTGTTTTTAAGCAAAAgcatgggggggggaaattaaattgTGAAAATTTTAGAGTACTTATTACCGTTTTATTACAATAGTTCATAATAAGCCAGGTCATTTTGTCCTGTCTTTTTATTCTGACTGACAAAAGAGTGTTATCTCCCGGGGTTCATATCTAATGTTCTTAAAGCAGAGATCCcaggaaatgaaaatgaagatctTACATGTTTGAAGCTGGTTTGCTATTTCTGCTGCTACTGCCTACCATATTACTACTGAGAGATATAATCGTCCCAAACATGCTTTTTCAAGGGCAGCGGGACTTTgtctttccttgaagacgtttcgcttttcatccaagaagcttcctcagttctgaagtGCAATGTTTGAGAACTAAAGAAGctgcttgggtgagaagcgaaacatcttcaaggaaaaacaaagtccagtttccctttgaaaaagcacctttgggacaaccatgacctggatgactgaggatctccatagacatactgAGATATAGGAACTTTTCCTGAATCTTAATATATTCTTGAATGAAGCTTTCCATTCTTCCTGCCACATCTTTATTTTTTCATGTAATATATTATCTGATAGGATGATAACTTGTGGCTTCTTGGGACACATAACTTTATGCTCACCATTTCCTACTTGAGCCATCTGCCAATCCCACCTTCATACAATTGGACTATGGAGCCAAGGAAGACCTGTGTCTCAACATATACAGTTTACCAAGGTGAGATGGCTAGGAACTTCCACAATCTCCCTCTTAAGTTAATTCTGCCATGTGGAGACAATCCAAAAGAGAAATTCCTCCAGTCCTACAGTGTTCAGAGGTTTCTTCCAAGAAAAAGGAGAGCCAGTGTCTTTGAACTCTCTGGTAGAAATTCAACAACAACTACTTTGATGTAACAGGTAGAATATTTATTGGAGTTGCAACACCATGACCCATAGAAAATAATTAATGTGGAATTTGAAAAATACCCCTCAGCATTTGATAAGATAAAGaccaaagagaaaagaaagccaTATTATCTCATTCTGCCAAAAACTACAGAGCACATGTGGAttatataataatgaaaaaaataaaaacacactcAACGCCAATTAATCCATAATCAAAGTTTTATGAAAATGTAGCCTTATTCTTTCACACCAGAAAGCAGAAGAATTTATGTCCCTGTTCATTTGCCTGCAGAGATGTCCTTAAGGTGGCAGCCACAATAGTGGGTTCCAAGTCCCACCTGTTTTTTATGCATGTCATGTGTGCACATAAAAATACAGGTGACACTTTGATTACATTATCATGGATGCTGTTGAAACTTTGACTAAACCTGCAAATGCTATGTTTTTCATGTCTGATTCTGCTACCATTGCTAATGTACAACAGACATGGGACCACTATAATTTCCATCCAAATATTTTAACTGCAATTCCTATCTCTTTttgactctcttttttttttttttttttttgtgcggtTGGTCTCCAATAAACATAAGCGACTGTAATCCAGAGAACAGACTGTATGTCATATCCCAGGCTATAACTCTACTCTTATTAACACTGAATATAAGTTTTCTGAAATCAATGGAACATCAAATTAGTATTCCGCAGAAATGAAATAGATTTAACTTCAAGTAATTTCATTGGAGTGAGTATctgagaattatttttaaaaataattccaagCACTTCGTTTTTGGAAATGTCGATAAGTAATTTTGCTGTGCTGAGCATACACTTCATTCATGCGGCCTTTGCATCTGAGAAATATCTATTGCAAGAATGGGATCTGAGCGGGATTTAAGCCAACAGTTCAGTATATCTCTGTCATCAAGAATGTGTTCCATTCATTTGGGAAAAGGTTTCTAAAGCTTCcagcaaaatattttgattttgtcCTAGGGATGTTGACCTTTCTGTGGATTACATCTTACGTGCCTGCCTAATGCTTGTCTTGAAGCCACTTTTTATCCTGTTGCTACAGAAATTTGCGCGGCTATAGTTATCCATGTTCATTTTAGAGATATATTCTGCTGTGTTCAGCAGCATTCCCAATTAAAATGAAAAGGAACATACCCCtagttttaattgtttaaaaggaCTGTACCTGCTTCAAAAAGGATTCAAACGTTTTACACAAGCTTGACAGCTCTCTCTTTTGTTAAAaagctcccacccacccccaaaagcaGGCCTCTagaacaggtgtgtcaaactggcagtccatgggctggatgtgtcatgtgcaggccacgcccaccccagctccgtgaatgggaaaaccatcgcaaaatgtcacgtgacgccaatgtgacacagcgagtttgacacccatgc
This genomic window from Ahaetulla prasina isolate Xishuangbanna chromosome 2, ASM2864084v1, whole genome shotgun sequence contains:
- the GDNF gene encoding glial cell line-derived neurotrophic factor isoform X1 translates to MNLWDMMTVCVVLLNSISTFPLPAGKRPPEKARSVLGRAEEDHTTSRLLNPYAGQMDSNMPVDYPSQLEDVMDFIQTTLKRLKRSPDKPRFSKRERNRQNAGRNNNSNKKGRRAQRLKSRDCVLSEIHLNVTDLGLGYTTKEELIFRYCSGSCETAVTLYDQILNNLTQNKKLVSDKIRPQPCCRPIAYDDDLSFLDDDLSTYHILRKHSAKKCGCI
- the GDNF gene encoding glial cell line-derived neurotrophic factor isoform X2 yields the protein MPVDYPSQLEDVMDFIQTTLKRLKRSPDKPRFSKRERNRQNAGRNNNSNKKGRRAQRLKSRDCVLSEIHLNVTDLGLGYTTKEELIFRYCSGSCETAVTLYDQILNNLTQNKKLVSDKIRPQPCCRPIAYDDDLSFLDDDLSTYHILRKHSAKKCGCI